In Phragmites australis chromosome 16, lpPhrAust1.1, whole genome shotgun sequence, one DNA window encodes the following:
- the LOC133895630 gene encoding probable 26S proteasome non-ATPase regulatory subunit 3 gives MLEDVQMSDSEPQPAAPPPSAAPAPSTLHHLKEIASVIDSGSLSKEVRRISRAVRLTVALRRRLAARDVSAFLAFALPAASDPYARLTALLPKEDDAEMEVDTAAPATQISIKHGLPEIEIYCYLLVLIFLIDEKKYDEAKACASASIARLKNLNRRTVDVLASRLYFYYSYVYELTNSLAEIRGNLLALHRMATLHRDELGQETLLNLLLRNYLHYNLYDQAEKLRSKAPRFEAHSNQQFCRYLFYLGKIRTIQLEYTDAKESLLQAARKAPTTACGFRIQCNKWAIIVRLLLGEIPERTVFMQKGMKKALTPYFELTNAVRVGDLELFRAVADKFASTFSADRTHNLIVRLRHNVIRTGLRNISISYSRISLTDIAKKLRLDSENPVADAESIVAKAIRDGAIDATIDHTNGWMVSKETGDVYSTNEPQIAFNSRIAFCLNMHNEAVKAMRFPPNSHKEKESAEKRRERLQQEEELAKHMAEEDDDDF, from the exons ATGCTGGAGGACGTGCAGATGAGCGACTCCGAGCCCCAGCCGGCCGCCCCTCCCCCctccgcggcgccggcgccctcCACCCTCCACC ATCTGAAGGAGATCGCGTCGGTGATCGATTCCGGGTCGCTGTCCAAGGAGGTGCGCCGGATCTCCCGCGCCGTACGCCTCACCGTCGCGCTCCGCCGGCGCCTCGCCGCGCGGGACGTCTCCGCCTTCCTCGCCTTCGCCCTGCCCGCGGCGTCCGACCCGTACGCACGCCTCACCGCCCTGCTCCCCAAG GAAGATGATGCTGAGATGGAGGTTGACACTGCGGCTCCGGCAACTCAGATTTCAATCAAGCATGGTCTCCCTGAGATTGAAATTTATTGCTACTTGCTTGTCCTGATCTTCCTTATTGATGAGAAGAAATATGACGAG GCTAAAGCATGTGCAAGTGCAAGCATTGCTCGTCTGAAGAATTTGAACAGGAGAACTGTTGATGTTTTGGCTTCTCGGCTGTACTTttattactcttatgtgtatgAGCTTACCAACAGCCTTGCTGAAATCCGTGG GAATCTGCTTGCATTACATAGAATGGCAACTTTGCACCGTGATGAGCTTGGTCAG GAAACTCTGCTCAATCTTCTACTTCGCAATTACCTCCACTACAACTTGTATGATCAGGCAGAAAAGCTTAGGTCAAAGGCACCACGTTTTGAAGCGCATTCCAATCAGCAA TTTTGCCGATACCTGTTCTACTTGGGCAAAATTAGGACAATTCAATTGGAGTACACTGATGCTAAAGAAAGTCTCCTGCAAGCTGCTCGAAAGGCACCCACAACAGCTTGTGGTTTTCGGATTCAGTGCAACAAATGGGCTATCATAGTAAGGCTACTCCTTGGAGAGATTCCAGAAAGAACGGTCTTCATGCAGAAAGGAATGAAGAAAGCACTGACACCATATTTTGAGCTTACGAAT GCTGTCAGGGTTGGAGATTTGGAGCTGTTCAGGGCTGTTGCAGACAAATTTGCAAGCACGTTCAGTGCAGACAGGACTCATAATTTGATTGTGAGACTGCGCCACAATGTTATCCGAACTGGACTGCGCAATATCAGCATTTCATATTCAAGGATATCCCTCACTGATATTGCTAAGAAGCTAAGACTAGACTCTGAGAACCCTGTTGCTGATGCCGAGAGCATTGTAGCCAAGGCCATAAGAGATGGTGCAATTGATGCCACAATAGATCACACGAATGGTTGGATGGTGTCAAAAGAAACTGGTGATGTCTACTCGACAAATGAGCCGCAAATTGCATTCAACTCCAGGATTGCGTTTTGCCTCAACATGCACAATGAGGCGGTCAAGGCGATGAGGTTCCCCCCTAACTCACACAAGGAAAAGGAGAGTGCTGAGAAGCGCCGTGAAAGGCTTCAGCAGGAGGAGGAATTGGCCAAACACATGGCTGAGGAAGATGACGACGACTTTTAA
- the LOC133895220 gene encoding uncharacterized protein LOC133895220, whose amino-acid sequence MEVERKPAVPSISSASVSGTGCGEFTEADLAAADQLMQLSVSGGGEEEDQEACSSSARSVNNAVAGEREEHAGMVDRRARKRYRLVSELYAATRARGCRSRQAAGAASGRASLGQDRQLN is encoded by the coding sequence ATGGAGGTGGAGAGGAAGCCGGCCGTGCCGTCGATTTCGTCGGCGTCAGTCTCCGGGACAGGCTGCGGGGAGTTCACGGAGGCCGACCTGGCCGCGGCGGACCAGCTGATGCAGCTCAGCGtcagcggcggcggggaggaggaggaccaggaGGCTTGCTCCTCGTCGGCGCGGTCCGTGAACAACGCTGTGGCTGGGGAGCGAGAAGAGCATGCGGGGATGGTGGACCGGAGGGCCAGGAAGCGGTACCGGCTGGTGTCGGAGCTCTACGCCGCCACGAGGGCACGAGGCTGCAGGTCAAGGCAGGCGGCGGGGGCAGCAAGCGGAAGAGCTAGCCTGGGACAGGATAGACAACTGAATTGA
- the LOC133895893 gene encoding uncharacterized protein LOC133895893 has protein sequence MNEGNLRGQAPAALGAGSSSPSPSPVRFTPLELAAAEQLIHLSESSSSFTPRASAASASSSSSPRSVNAPSAAPVLPPRAVAEDDEDEQEVGGRRRRNKRYRPIAEIYAAMEPKPIGARGGGRKDRPKPAGAAKEVEATK, from the coding sequence atgaacGAAGGGAACCTGCGCGGCCAGGCGCCGGCGGCGTTGGGAGCGGGTTCgtcgtccccgtccccgtccccggtGCGGTTCACGCCGCTGGAGCTCGCGGCGGCCGAGCAGCTCATCCACCTCAGCGAGAGCAGCTCCTCCTTCACCCCGCGCGCCTCCGCCGCgtcggcgtcctcctcctcgtccccgcGCTCCGTGAACGCGCCCTCGGCGGCCCCTGTGCTGCCGCCGCGCGCCGTcgcggaggacgacgaggacgaaCAGGAGGTGGGCGGGAGGCGCCGCAGGAACAAGCGGTACCGCCCGATCGCGGAGATCTACGCTGCAATGGAGCCGAAGCCGATCGGGGCGCGCGGCGGCGGAAGGAAGGACAGGCCCAAGCCGGCCGGCGCCGCGAAGGAGGTAGAGGCGACGAAGTAG